A window of Macrobrachium rosenbergii isolate ZJJX-2024 chromosome 58, ASM4041242v1, whole genome shotgun sequence genomic DNA:
attgacgaacacacgaacacacacgtgtttggaagaggcagcgtcgggctCTCTAAGTACCTCCCCAAGACATGTGTAACGCCTGATTGCTTGGAAGAGACTGGCCCAACAGGCTTTGACGGTAAAGCGTAATGCATCGTTGTGGAAATTGTCTTGCCAACAATGAGTtagctcgaagggcttgggctcagggcgcgggtaggaggctgaagggcagcgCCTgaccagcaggagctcgaggtaAAAAGTAAGTCTGCTTTGCTACCAGTTTACAACCACTGAgcccctcctagggctggcccgaaggattacacttattttacgtggctaagtcttggttaccagcaacgggacctacagcttattgtggaatccagttaaatgaatttctatcaccagaaataaattcctctaactttcatCAGCCGGGCGgtggaatcgaactccggcccatcgaatgacggtctgaagctcaaccaactcggccaacaaagggctaggagctcgaggaggacgggagcgggttgaagggtgacgccagatgatccttcggtggccggctcgagggctgaaggatgatggcagctgatccttggtagccagctcgagaggggcggcagcaggctgaaggatgacgtggctggtccttcgttggtcagctcatcCAGTACGAAAAGCGGGGCGGCCTcgggtttcctggaggaggcatccagggctccggtggtggggtggatcatctcggagggtcggacttctactgagaactcaggaacggcgggaagcagCGAGGCGGTGAATGGTCtgtcggcgcgtgggtcgtcatcttgggtcggccgggtccttcgggtcactctggggtcaccagtgtaaggactggggtatgagtgacatactggctgggtgtttgctggtttattggtagttccttactgagataaatgtacatgttgttgttgttttagatttagctggccttgtgccagcatgggctcttgctcctagagcagcccataactctatgttgatgatgagtctgtgagatgggtaggttaatgaaaactttattatgatacatgaaagtgattttggtggggtttaaatgtacagaatcttcgaagatgttattgacgcgtgcgagcggtaaagtagcgtctacacacagacaggtaaaacagagataaaagactCAGAcgtctgtgtttgtcggcagacaaacagatggcgattttGGTAGACataattaacatacagtgatgaaacatatatcaatggaaaggccaggaaattctacatatggccaattgcatgagattcaagacagattaatgaatacaatgcagtagtataatatatgtaaaatggagagacgtttggcgtcttcacaaacagaaacacacatacagtttgatacagaagattcggtggaacattatgagtacttgattagaatgcttgcatggcaatgcaagtaatggtgattgtacacaaatcgagacaacaatggttagggagaaacagacggaaatattgtatggttgaaatcgcgttcctgtagaggaagaaaacgagacgcttgctttgtcctgtccacttcgatgatgacgattgacgaacacacgaacacacatgtgtttggaagaggcagcgtcggaCTCTTACAaagtcacccttgttctcattgtattccgcggcgtgacgtcagtctgccgctataaaAACCGtctgggtcaccaataaatcagcagtaaatttttcctgctcgtttctttcgcacctcttaaaataGTTCAGATAGTGAAGGCTACAATGGTTCAGACAGTGAAGAAGAAGACAGTTCagacaatgaagaagaagatagttcagatagtgaagaagaagaaataacgcATCTAGATATCAGTCGAAAGGTTGAAAAAGCaactaaggaaaatgaaaacgtttTAAGGCTTGAGAAAGAGAGGTTACAGAAGGATCAGCtgataactgaattaaaaaagaagGTAGAGGGGCTGACAGAAGGAGGAATGAAGATGGAACAAAACATAAATGACCTGGAACGCCTCaatcaagaaaaggaaagacaaatataTTCAGTGTCCGCAGAAATGCAAAAACTGAGAAACGAAATGACGGAAAAGGCGAAGGAAACAGAAGTGCAaataaaggagaaggaggagaaagaccaaaggctaattattttggaaaacacgGTTGTAGTTCCCCAGATGGAGAAGGAGACTTTGCATCGAGATCTACAGCAAACGGAAAATAGCAGAAGAGAAATGCAAGTAACAATAAACAAGCTAAACGAGGACTTGGAGAAACTTCGACAAGAAAAAGGTAGGAAGCAGAATCACATTGAAAGTCTTAACCGGCAAAACGAGAACAAGACCTTGAAGATCAACGATTTGGAAGACGAGTTACAAGTCCTTACCACTCAGAAACAGATGGCCCATGAAAATTCGGAACAGCTCGACCGATGTAAATTAGAAATCGCCGAGAAAAAGGAAGAACTGGAAAAGCTTAAAGAACAGAACTTGCAGAAGGATAGAGAGATCCTCCGACTGCAAAATGAGTGCACCCAGAAACAAAAGGAAGTCATATGTTTGTTAAAAGAATCTAAGACTGTTGTAGCAGAGAAACCGAAGGCCAATGGAAAGCTGAACGAAATGACGAGGAGGAGAGTTCAGCTCTAATAGAATTCGAACTGGCTGAGGCGAAGGAAGAACCAGAGATGATGGAGTTCGAAAAGATGGAACGACCTTGGAACTCGAACGACTCAAGAAGAGACCTTGGCCAAGGATAGGAAGATCTGATCCTTGGAGACGAAAGTCAACATTCTTAAAGGAGAAAACACAAGTGAAGAAATGAAGGGCAACAATCTCATACGCAAGGAAAAGGAAGCGTgcagaaaagagaagaataagatTAAAATGGTGCCTCAAGTAGGTTAACCTACATCAGAGAGGAAagctgaggagaaaaaggctttGGATAAAACTCGATGTCTAAGGAAACCCCACATCAATTGCAAAGCCCTCTACCGACAAATGGACAACATCGAGGAAAAACTTCgccaaataatggcattgcaaCGACCTTCAACTGGCACCAAGAGGCACTCAAAAGACCCAACCAAAACTGCATTAAATACGAAGCCCCTAAACAGAAAGGAAGCACATCAGAAAATGAGGCTGGAATCTGCAGCCAAACTACGAACACTGGAGCGTGAATCTGAAATGGTTCGGAGGCTGCACAAGATAAACGCCGTCACTTGAATGGCGCGTAAAGATGATTCTGCTTTTAGATGAAAACTGGTGGTTTGCTTGCAGAAGAAAGAAGCTACGATATCTACGATGTTGGGAACAGGAATGAGCTGAGTTTTGTGTTGGAAATCAATCCTGGATATGGTTGTGGAAGCACCTCTGCGCGATGGAGACACTACAGCGGCTGGTGGGACTAGCGGCAAGTGCCCTGAGACTGGATTGTTGTGTACCCACTCCCCTGCCATGCGATACCCTCGGGaatggggtatcaatgcccaatCATATATGCGTGGAAGGCAACCACTGGagcggcgtaagaacccgtaagtttcatgcctacttcatatgtgaactgggtcatgcattgcatattggatcccattcttgcatatactgcagaggcaacctctggcgcggcgtaaaaacccgtaagtttcatgccttttatatatgcaaaatatgggttttaTGCAATGCATACCGggtcaaattcttgcatatactgcggtggcaacctctggcgcggcgtaataacccgtaagttcaatgccatTTACATATGCAAAGCGTTTGATCCCAGTGGGGAAGGGCACTAAGATCTTCGAGTGGAGGGCATCGTCAGAAGTCGCTGTACTTAGAAGTCGTGCAATTTGGAGATTGGAAGCTTCTGGTCCATAGCGAAGGAATGATTGGATTGCGGATTTCATCAAGGAATCAGACGTTCCCAACAGTGAGCAGAATGATCTGGAGGCGTTACAAGATGTAGGGTCATAAGACTGAGGATTTCATCtatcttggctagctgatggatctgagaatggggaagggtccacccctggtaaaataaacccccattcgaTGACGCTCTGTCAGCATTGATGTGATTGCAAGTGAGATCACTTGAGGTCGTCAaaggcctgttctctggcaaggtcctggtaatctatatatatatataatatatatatatatatatatttatattgccgggatatatatatatatatatatatatatatatatatatatatgagagtatatatatatatatatatatatatatatatatataccatatatatatatgcatgtttgtattcGAGGAGGAATCTTGAAGTGCCGaatgagaaggaaagaggaaaagaatgggagatatatttatttaccataatgaaataaatggGGGAAAAGCCTAGGCTATACAAATTCTGCAATCAGAATTCAAAACGCACGCACACCTTCAAGTACGTACAACATCATGCTAGTTTATTTTGAAGGCCCTCCTGCAGGCGCTCATTCGGTCCATCTTGCTTACTCGTggattcaacttttttttttttttattcatcatagtGTGTTAGTAATTGAACATCTCCATCGTGTTGATCTGAGTCATAAACTCTCGTAAGTGAACTTTGTATTTACGTCAGATTTCTCTTCAGGCATTGGCATGCAGTCCTACACGCTGCGTCTAAAGATGGCATCCATTGCGTgtctatatattattttgacCCAGTGTTATTTCAGTCGTTTCAGTACACTGCCTGTGATACTGCTGGCTACAAACTTCACATTTAATCCAATTTCTGCTTCAGATGCACTACAAACAACAAAGGTCTCTGCTTCTCATCTGTATTTCGTCAATGATGGATTGATTATTACCTTCACCGGGTCAGCTTGCCACTATTGCTGTTTTTCCGTGTAActtccctttgtttattttttttatttccccctcTAAATTTCACCagcttttatttactaatttcaaaTAGCTATTACAAGGTCACTTTTTTTGTTTCATCGATTCCTGGAGACGGTTTTCTACGCGTCCACTTTCGGCAATTAATACTAATAGCAGATCTCTCAAAAACAAAACTGTATTATACTTTGTTTAATAAGGTTTATTCTGGAGACAGAATGCAGTATTAAGATGTAAAAGATGGTAAATAAGATTAATATGTCACA
This region includes:
- the LOC136837187 gene encoding putative leucine-rich repeat-containing protein DDB_G0290503, whose translation is MGEINKERFKEQVLNHFHYAQEQSGGKQVILVFEQRMQQMLRQEFTPEYERDALILAKAARIVQNEIFSSSGVNFNGALPSDCQKVVPTQLKSLITMLMQGTDLKDQETIDSQVCLTVSQVEDQQSRAECPNSDSEGYNGSDSEEEDSSDNEEEDSSDSEEEEITHLDISRKVEKATKENENVLRLEKERLQKDQLITELKKKVEGLTEGGMKMEQNINDLERLNQEKERQIYSVSAEMQKLRNEMTEKAKETEVQIKEKEEKDQRLIILENTVVVPQMEKETLHRDLQQTENSRREMQVTINKLNEDLEKLRQEKGRKQNHIESLNRQNENKTLKINDLEDELQVLTTQKQMAHENSEQLDRCKLEIAEKKEELEKLKEQNLQKDREILRLQNECTQKQKEVICLLKESKTVVAEKPKANGKLNEMTRRRVQL